A region from the Leopardus geoffroyi isolate Oge1 chromosome C2, O.geoffroyi_Oge1_pat1.0, whole genome shotgun sequence genome encodes:
- the LOC123575890 gene encoding keratin-associated protein 10-12 has product MAASALSVCSSDLSYGSRVCLPGASDSCPDSSWQVDDCPESCCEPPCCAPAPCLTLLCGPSSPCQGDCCTPACCKPVCCTPACCKPVCCTPVCCKPVCCTPVCCKSVCCTSVCCKPVCCTPDSPCTTSSCCQPSCCTSSPCQGDCCTPVCCKPVCCTPVCCKPVCCTPVCCEDSPCSAPSCCQPSPCCRPSSSVSLLCRPVCRPACCTPVCCKPVCCTPVCCEDSPCSAPSCCQPSPCCRPSSSVSLLCCPVCRPACCTPVCCKPVCCTPVRCKPVCCTPVCCKDSPCSAPSCCQPSPCCRPSSSVSLLCRPVCPRPAC; this is encoded by the exons ATGGCCGCGTCCGCCCTGTCCGTCTGCTCCAGCGACCTGAGCTATGGCAGCCGCGTCTGCCTGCCCGGGGCCTCGGACTCCTGCCCCGACTCCTCCTGGCAGGTGGACGACTGCCCAGAGAGCTGCTGCGAGCCCCCGTGCTGCGCCCCGGCCCCCTGCCTGACCCTCCTGtgcggcccctcctccccctgccagggaGACTGCTGCACCCCTGCGTGCTGCAAGcccgtctgctgcacccctgcgtgctgcaagcccgtgtgctgcacccctgtgtgctgcaagcccgtgtgctgcacccctgtgtgctgcAAGTCTGTCTGCTGCACCTCTGTCTGCTGTAAGCCCGTGtgctgcacccct GACTCTCCCTGCACAACCTCTTCATGCTGCCAGCCGTCCTGCtgcacctcctccccctgccagggaGACTGTTGCACCCCTGTGTGCTGCAAGcccgtctgctgcacccctgtgtgctgcaagcccgtctgctgcacccctgtgtgTTGCGAGGACtccccctgctcagccccctcctgctgccagcccagcccctgctgcagaCCCTCCTCCAGTGTATCCCTGCTCTGCCGCCCTGTGTGCAGGCCCGCctgctgcacccctgtgtgctgcaagcccgtctgctgcacccctgtgtgctgcGAGGACtccccctgctcagccccctcctgctgccagcccagcccctgctgcagaCCCTCCTCCAGTGTATCCCTGCTCTGCTGCCCCGTGTGCAGGCCCGCctgctgcacccctgtgtgctgcaagcccgtctgctgcacccctgtgCGCTGCAAGCCCGTGTGCTGCACCCCTGTCTGCTGCAAGGATtccccctgctcagccccctcctgctgccagcccagcccctgctgcagaCCCTCCTCCAGTGTATCCCTGCTCTGCCGCCCCGTGTGCCCCCGCCCTGCCTGCTGA